The following are encoded together in the Haliscomenobacter hydrossis DSM 1100 genome:
- a CDS encoding WGR domain-containing protein, translating to MEYLILESCDAGKNRRRRYAIQISGTGATWSIRTRWGRIGASLKEQTEEVSDEKKLRSRVQSILRKRVRHRYHVCEKSRAFPEVPALGMLAEEKLEVGMQMRLF from the coding sequence ATGGAATATTTGATTTTGGAAAGTTGCGATGCCGGCAAAAACCGGCGGCGGCGGTATGCCATTCAGATCAGCGGGACTGGAGCTACCTGGAGCATCCGTACCCGGTGGGGCCGGATTGGCGCTTCATTAAAGGAGCAAACAGAAGAGGTCAGTGATGAAAAGAAACTGCGGAGTCGGGTACAAAGTATTCTGCGCAAGCGGGTGCGGCATCGGTACCACGTTTGTGAAAAGAGTAGGGCGTTTCCGGAGGTACCAGCGTTGGGGATGCTGGCGGAAGAGAAGCTAGAGGTGGGGATGCAGATGCGGTTGTTTTGA